tcaaaaatccagaagacctcaacttggtattgaaatggttttattttgaggtattattttacccttggaataacacgGTTTGTTagtgttgtgcccttccacatacaagactttggtatgatttcatggtattttaccatctattactgggcaaccaagggcacattttggtcgctgttatttgcccaagtaataccaaaatttggtattcccgtgttatttacccctgctcgggaacaTCGAAGTTGCGAGGTTGCAACTCCTTCGCTAAGGCGAATTCGAAACCCAAGAAATTTAAAGACCTGCAGTTCCAAGAGCCGAGTCGCCAATCGGTGGTCTGCTTTTCTATGGGCTtctgccgtttgttccggattTCTAGCCTTCTTGCCATTCGCGATCCTTTTTTTTCGGTAGGCAGCCTTATCAGGGCTGCgctacctagtctcggggtggaGAACCACCTACGAGCTACCGAGACTTAGCTCACACAAACCAGAACTGTACAGTTTAGTGATCGCTCCCAAGCCAGGCTTGAGGACACCGATCTACTTCGGATGACAGCCTATGGTCCAAAATTCTAAGACCCTTGAAGTAATCAAGGCTACAACACGTTtcgaagatatgatttttttaacataaaaactgggtttttcgatgCGCCGCgcgaaaaaacgacaaaaacgggtaaaaaccaacttttttcactaaaactgcgataactcgaaaatttcAGCTATAACCTATAcatgcgtctttcaattacaaaaattttggtacccagacatgtataggtcatcgctgaagtTTTCaatttatcgcagttttagtgaaaaaagttaatttttacccgttttcgtcattttgccgtttttgcgcgcggctcgtcgaaaaccccagtttttatgttaaaaaatcatatctccgaaacatGTTGATAAATGGatattcgtaattttttgatatgttgtgtaaaatattacaaggaatcagaaaaaaatattttcagacatgggctcgttggtcccgagaccttgaaatcggaaaatgaaattttcataggaccttttcaaatattcagctagttttttttggacctcaacatatttttccataaaaagcccaactaataacctttcttttaaATTGTGGCGctacaaaattggttcagccgttccgcagatatgattttttgaaaaatgtggtttttgcgaaaatcgacgaaaaacgcaattttattgaccaccctatttcggataaaaccaccctaattgccaaacaaaaaatacaggtctaattatttggccccaagaacccccactccaaatatgagccaaatcggagcacttttgatttggagacttcctgttagACGTGGAATAGCTGTATATATTGATGAGAAagacagtgtcttgcgaaccttcgtggtgaacggacactagagctgcggtattttttttactacctaagctcagagttatttcaaacaaaattcacagtctttttaaagactacctgagttattttccaaaattctaaacagtcttttcaagacgaaccccacctgaaattttgttgtattttacaaacgaagccatctttttaagagaactttgcttgcaaaatgcgtcaaaacaaaggtaaacgcaaatcttctgaagatttggtcgttacgtcggtgaagcgtttgaatgctaaaccggctaacggaaacagaaaaagaaaacagcctcatccgagatctgattctgaaagtgaggtcaatcctccaattccattggcaaacggtttcggtgttttatccgaaactgtggacaaggatccttctcctcgccaacctcctgtggccgaatggttacgggtttcgcctcataagcggaaagtcatgggttcttctcagggtggcaggtttaagttcagaggtagcagcaaccgtatgagtataaaacggttgcttcacgtgctcttctagcatgtgatcaatcttgggacattcctttgcgcctcttcccaaaatactttcctcgtatcttcgcatgtaaataatgcccagccgatcggaATTGCAATGCAGTCTagtcgcattgtccagatcagagcaaagggaacaccgcaaaaatagcaccgcaaaaagacaattgtctttacaagaccccgcgcggcaaataatagctgctgggaagagcttgaaaaatgacacgaaaaaaatgtcaccgcggttctagcgatacatagcgcacaaggcacaaggaatggagtttacagcatctggatggaaaagcactttccctctcaatagggactgtgttatagatctggaaatgcttaataacagtaaaaatgggtaacacgatacaatagtccttgtaatcaggattccgtgtcttaatactcaaacagaaaaaaatccttctcctcgtactgagccttctgccgtcgagaaacgagtaaaggctccgccaattgtagtgacttccgtctccgatttggccagcttgcaatttgaaggttttgttccagcttggtcgaagaggagaatgtcgcttgttgacggaatctttacaagatcaccaaacttttgttggttatttgaaaaaccacaaacacaatttctacacgtatgagaccaagaatgctcgtccattcaaggcggtcctgaaaggtctctccaatgacttgtcggtggatgagatcaaaaacgaacttaaggtgttgcttggctttgccccatcccaagtaataccaatgaagaaaaaaacaaacgggaatatttctcgctttggtttgacttcacaattttatctgattcatttcaacagaaatgaaatcaacaatttgaaacttttggacaaagttcagtttttgttccatgtacgggtaaagtgggagcatttaaagaaacatggcggtaatggccagaatctgacccagtaccggcgttgccaggcgtttggtcacggtactgatcattgcgccatggttccaaaatgcatggtttgcggggattcttctcacgacaaggacaattgtcccgtgaaagaagtcacccaattgaaatgtgcaaattgtggtggaaatcacaaatcaaatttctgggattgccccatcagaaaaaaggttttggattctcgtgctaagcatcagacgaaatccaaaccgaaattttctcaaaatcaggttgtacctgcatctttaaatcaaacgttcgtgctgtctcactcgaacaatgctagaaatacccctaccgtggaaaagttaggtaacactaatggtatgccaacgtcgtttcgggttcgggttcatccaaaaatcaaaaaatcaaaccatccacattaacgacccccgggttttttgtggtctctattgcaagtttctgctcgaacccaggagtccgaaggcttgaatgaagagagcacccaaacctttttctactccaaggaaccttccaccccagtgtttgaactgacgacctttggattgtgagtccaaccgccgccagcgattccaccggagtaggcttggtttggtgtgttgtttgtacttatggcatggagacgactcctacacctggaatgacttaacggcctaacaaccaaggccggaaccgacattttacttcctcatccgatggaaggttcgagcagatgggaatcgaacccagaatcatccgcttacaaagcgaacagcgtaaccattcgggttcatccacgaattttaaatcctctaccaatcttcctgaaattgagcaggtacctcaaatctcatttgaacatgtttctgctggcaacgctttgggatcttctgatctcggcgatgttacgtttgaaaaaatgacttttttgcaaaactcactgtttggtttgattcaaacaatgagtaatgctacatccatgatggaagctatccagattggattaaaatttgcgaatgatgttgttcttaccctgaagtttaatcatggatctaagtaattccatcaatattatgaattttaatgctcgctctttaaaagcgaaaggaaatgaatttttcaactttttacgtgttcataacgtgcatgttgctgttataaccgaaacatttttaaaaactggcacttatttgaaaagtgatccagattataaagttataaccaataacaaaatgaatcgaaatggcggtggagttgcaatagttatccaccgtagtatgacttatagcacgttacgtgactttaagttaaaagttattgaaagtttgggcattgaacttgaaacttcttttgggaaaattatgattgcagctacatatttgcctttccaatgcactggggaaaataaaaattatttcaaaggggatttgaataaacttactcggcatagaactcgatttttgatcatcggtgattttaatgccaaacaccaatcttggaataattcaaaagtaaattccaatggtaaaattctattcagagattgcacttctggtcttttcTCGgatttatacccgaatgggccaacatgcttttcttctgttagaaatccatcaacaattgatttggttttgacaaatcaaagtcagtattgtagttttcatgctgattttgattctgatcaccttccagtaactttttcactttctcatgaagcagttacgagacccaatagttctgtgtttaattaccacaaagctaattgggacaggtatcagcatcatattgagaataatttaaatcatgattttgttttagaaaccaaagctgatattgattcagccttcccgagcatgggtaaataacaagggaaatgcaaaataataccattcaatggtatcaataccaaatgttggttttcgcgagcccttgaaaaaatgtctaaagtgtaagttaataccaatctctggtattataccaaattttggtattgttttattattgagcaaatgttagaaaaatatcgaattttgacatactgttacttacttacatacttaaaaacgcaaatctactccaaattaaagccaactattttattttggtctaaaaaagtcatttgatgatctttataaattagggaataccatacattggtattgtaaaggtattttaaataaaaatattataaaataagggtgattcataaaaaaatctattttaaatgatgtttaacattcttaaaagtatgctgatacatttgaaattgataagaaaaacatttatacagtatgtaaaaaaagtatttacacccctcgggcactatgcacattttgtgatgaaacatgtaaacaatttaatgttgacttaaacctagtactacgttttgttcagaaactcatgctaaACATTTTcctgcaaaaagctcatgaaaagatgttttctataaaaagttatataacaaatactataacaaaaataaaaaaggtgcaaaaaaagtttgtacacctttcgaaaaattaacataaataaagttgtttgatgacaaatcaccataaatccagtctcccaactccaaataggcatccttgactgattaaaaaaaaatttggattgaatataaagtttactaattacttagtataaaagtttatataactctggaaattctatataaaacttatctaaacttaattttgcaaactttcaatttagctaaatgtcaatatattaccatagaattgctaaataaacattctggagtgggtataacaccgttttggaggtctttgtatcgctagaatagatttttcgttggaatttcgtaccaacccggaattacgtcgtcggaaaatccgccggcatccgaaccggtccacaattcacaagttaacctatgtggcatcgaaaagggcataaaatttccgatcttttgatacccagacatctaggttttctataaaacccacgtttttaaatacctaggcaaaaacgttgttatggtttcgtttgagcaatctgccaaaaatgtacggaatttcgtaatttttgttctcttggatcaaacttactttttgctttttttttttttttttactttggtatgatttcatggtattttaccatctattactgggcaaccaagggcacattttggtccctgttatttgcccaagtaatatcaaaatttggtattcccgtgttatttacccctgctcgggctgAACGACGATCGATACCAATGATGTCGATGTCGTCAGCGTATCCAAGCAGCATGTGCGATTTAGTGATGAGTGTTCCGTTTCTTTGCACGCCTGCCCTTCGAGCAGCACCCTCCAACGCTATGATGAACAGTAAGTTCGAGAGAGCATCGCCCTGCTTCAATCCATCCAACGTAACGAAAGCTTCAGATGTCTCGTTAGCTATTCGCACGCTTGATATTGCTCCGTCGAGCGTTGCACGAATCAGTCTTATTAGCTTCGCCGGAAAGCCGTGTTCTAGCATAATTTTCCAAAGTTCCTTTCTTTTGACTGAATCGTACGAcgccttgaagtcgatgaatAAATGGTGTGTTTGCAGGTTGTACTCCCGGAACTTGTCAAGGATTTGTCGCAGAGTGAACATCTAGTCCGTCGTTGACCGACCCGCTCGAAAACCGCACTGGTATTCGCCGACAAAGGTCTCGGTCAACGGTCTCAGCTTGCTCtacagcagcgattctcaacgggggtaccgggcctacttgatttacatggtagggggtaccagcctagaagaaggttgagaatcgctgctctacaggattctttttttttcaatttatatttattcacattttctcttccatgtacatttattcagttaaaataatattgagtgtccaatcacaatcgatgacttttcatctcaattttaaatacttgcaactttcatttattcatgaaatattgtagctttcgctattcagtgatttcaaatgtaggagggcctacatgtacaaaagggaaaagggatacctttaaactaacttataaactatatagagagcggatcaatgcagctgaagactgcaatgatttttgtcgaaatgcatcaattatcttattggacataacatccaaagtgtcaacttcggctaattgatgaagttcactggtgctgaaccagggaggaagtttcagaatcattttcagaattttgttctgaatagcTCCACAGGATTCGGGATAGTACTTTGTACGCTGAGTTGAGGATTGTGATGCCTCGATAGTTGGCCCAATCGAGTATTTGCCCTTTCTTGTAGATTGGGGTGATGAGCCCGTTTAACCAGTCGGTCGGAAGCTGTTCTTCGCACCAATTTCGCTGGACGATTTGGTGCAGAATCTCGATCATCCGCGAGCTCTTGAGCTCCTTTCCACGTCCTCCAACGTAGGCAGGTCCACATCTTTTCCATCATCCTCAACGTTCATCCTGTCCTCGACGACTCCCTTTCACATCTCACCGTTCAACAGCCGTTGAAAGTTCTCCTTCCATCTGGCCGCTACCACTGTCTTATCTGTCAACAGGTTACCTTCCCTGTAGTTGCACATAACAGGAGAAGGTGTTGCTTTATTTCTTACACCGTTGACAGATGCATAAAACCTCCGATTATCGTTCGCGTTGTACTGTGCTTGAGCTTCGGCAAGTaccccaagtagcactcataacttgtcgactgttgaataatagttagataGTTGTTTTTGAATAACATACGAGCAAAAATCGCAACAttagttaaataacagtttgtgtAACTACTTGTGTAACTTATATAACTATTTAGCTTTGTGCCAcacaagtgttaaaacacagtcaacttcactcttttccaactttaacaCACAACATAGGAAAAATACTCACATGTTTGagaggttaagcactcgctcctaactccattcaatttgctgattttcactatttaaacaacttaattTGGAAAACTATTGataaaaacttgcttgctcacttccaatagaggtatttatcacttgatatcagttgaaaacgctttttttgagctgtaattaaacgtcaaagtgctgatatgccaagatgcttTCCCTCATCGGCAATGTTatcctcgaaaacagtttgttgaataaaaacaatattgcactgtttactttactgcttatctaacattgtcatgtgacgaCATCTTctgaaaatgggcgtggcctatattctataaataaccttagaTTTTCTAGCTTTGTTACATAAATGTTTTCGGAGATCATTTTTTATAACTGATAAAcaacatacatattcaacttgacattgcgtgttgttatgtggtgtaaatttgtacgtgaggaatttagagtttaaataatgtttatttatcgatgattgcaataattttaattgttgaccGATTAGTTTGTAAACATATAGccggtaaaagctacaaaaattatcagcttatggagtttatgacaaacaacaaattaaattcactccgattttcaatattactccgtggtacggtaatcgaaatgacagttgaaacgatttgttataacaaagttatataATACAGTTATAAAAACTGTCATGAAACAAAcatataaaacttcgatttcgaTTCCAGTCACTGTTGGAGCCAAGTTCTTTAGCTCACTGCTGCATAACAAAgctgacagcagccttcttattgacgatTAGGTCAGCTTATTTATATAAAGCCCCGTGGAGCGATGCGGAAgggcgcctggacctgccgtggagataacaacaagtcgtcgaagtcgtcggatcgaatcttggggaATAGGAAGTTCATctaaaaaggaaaatctaaaagttcgctATGTTATCCTGTCCAAATGAAGAGAGATTAACAGTTCACAGATAGAGGGCGCTAGTgttcgtttttttattcaattttaaattatttttgaacgaatgtgtgtgtatgtgtgtggtccaatccaatacccgctaaccggtagcgatattat
This is a stretch of genomic DNA from Culex pipiens pallens isolate TS chromosome 1, TS_CPP_V2, whole genome shotgun sequence. It encodes these proteins:
- the LOC120429290 gene encoding uncharacterized protein LOC120429290, producing MFTLRQILDKFREYNLQTHHLFIDFKASYDSVKRKELWKIMLEHGFPAKLIRLIRATLDGAISSVRIANETSEAFVTLDGLKQGDALSNLLFIIALEGAARRAGVQRNGTLITKSHMLLGYADDIDIIGIDRRSARAGEVCLKEEQVLDWPGRQTNSRFYLSGGKDKKLGTGFIVRGKMQDRVFGFTAISERMCKLRIRGRFFNYSIINVHCPHEEKTDD